In the genome of Nycticebus coucang isolate mNycCou1 chromosome X, mNycCou1.pri, whole genome shotgun sequence, the window CAGAGCAGATGGCATATCGCTTTTGGGTTGTGTTCACTCCACGGTGCCAGCGACGCCAGGTTTTCGTCGGTGCAAACATGTGGCCTCCACGACACATATTTCCAAAAGCACCCTGGCCAGAATGGGAGTCCCACCACCTCGAACTCTGGGAATCCTAGCCCCAGCTCTGCCAGTACCCCAGGACTCAGCACTGGTCTGGTGACCTGCTAATTCACTGACAGCATATGGCTGTCCGTTGTTTTTTCGCAAGTTGGTGTGAACAAAGTTCACAATATCTGGTCGAATGGGAGCCTTGAAGACAGCAGGCAAAGTGACATTTTTGCCAGATGACTCCCCCTTTTCGGAGTACATTGTTATCAGTGGACCAGCACAAGCCATGACGGGGAGAGGAGAAGGCCACGCTCCTCTCCACCCGGCGGCTCCTACAGGAAAAGCATAGAGGTCTTCTGAACACTACTCACTTGTATAGAGCACACAATGAGCCACTCTCTTAGGGGAGAAGGTCTCTCATCCTCTTGGCAGTGGGTTTTATACAtggaatttgtttccttggagtcatgGCTGCCTAAGCAGGGATGATGTACACTCATAATCTTTCTTAGCTCAGTTCCTGACTTTCAGCTTCATTGAGTTCATTCAGTCCATTATCtgtccctctggacaggagcctctgtcaAAAGCTGGCTGGAGTGGCCATCTTCCCTcactggaaatgttttcaattttacttcattcagtatgatattggctgtgggtttgctgtaaatggcctctatcactttaagaaatgtcccatctaagcctattttcttaagtgttctgatcatgaaaggatgctatccaggatattctcagacccatcttccataatgaccagcacaatggtccaccaccaaaataaactcactcagaaagttttgaacaaaacctagcatccacaatggtgaaaagatttaCAATagccactggacatttgaaaaacatgacaccaggccaggtatggtggctcacacctataatcctagcactctgggaggccaaagcaggtggattgcttgagctcacaggtttgagataagcctgagccatctctaaaaatagccaggagttgtggtggatgcctgaagtctcagctactcaggtggctgaggcaagagaatctcttgagcccaagaatttgaggttgctgtgagctatgatgccacagcactctaccagtgtggtaaagtaagactgtctcaaaaaaaaaaaaaaaggaaagaaaaacaggaaacccaaaacactaccatgcttatcagttctctcaattaatatgaatagcttaaattgtcctctaaagaggcacaggttggctgactggacacaaaaactgaggccagatatctgttgcatacaagagtctcttaccttaaaggataaaaaaaaaaaaaagactcagggtgaagggatggacatctataatacaggcaaatggaaatcagaaaaaagcaggagttgcacttttatttgcagatacaattggttttaaaccaacaaagataaggaaagataaggatggacactacgtatttgtcaagggaaacactcaacatgaagaaacttcgataattaacatttatgtgtcCTATGAGAATGGTCCTCAATTTACAAAGCAAACACTAAcaaatatgaacaatttgatatcttcctgcactataatatttgaagaatttaacatccctttggcagttttggatagatcctccaaaaagaaactaaacaaataaataatggacttaaacttgaccctagaacaaatggatttaacagacatctacagaacatttcatcctaataaaactgaatacacattcttcttatcagcccatggatcatcctctaaaattgatcatattttaggacacaagtctaagctcagaaaatttagaagaatagaaataattctttgtatcttcttggaccatcacagaataaaagtcaaactcaatagcaacaggaatcttcatactcaaagtcatggaaattaaataaccttatgctaaatgatacatgggtcaaagatgagattaagagggaaatcaCAAAATGTGGGGAACAAATTGATAATGAAGaccacaaattatcaaaacctgtgggatacagcaaaggcagtcctaagagggaaatttatagcgttggaagccttcatcaagaatacagagaggaagtcaacaacttaatgggtcatccaAATTCCCTTACTATTTCCCAGCTCCTTTGTCCTTTAGAAATTGTTCCTTTAAGCCCCAAGTAATTCCTGAGTGTCCCATAGATGAAGAATCAGGCCTAATGATTGGAAACACCTATAAAATTGTCTGCCTGCAATCTTGCCTGAGGAAACATGGACACAGCATTCATATTCACAATACATTGTGAATTCCGCTTCAATGACCTCTCTTCACTCCTTCAGTGCAGCTACCCACTGGACCTCAAAGCTgacattcttcctttttttgggaTATCACCCATTCTAtggctccttttctctccccttctatcctcccctctctcactccctactctctgctctcttctctctctctttctcatctcttccccccacttccttccctttctcaaatataaaattaacttatattttcatattctaaTCTTGGCCTAGAGAAAATTTTTTCTCATCCTGTGAGCAGCACCTACTGGGCAACTAGCATTTTCCAAATCTATCAGATTATATAGTACATTATTCTATTTGTAGAACATTcctgaaatgaaaaagttatagaaataaacaacagattagtggttgccagtcATTATAaggagggagagcaagatggcactGGGTTTGACCAAAAGAATAGCATGAGGGAAATCTGAATAAGGTAGATGGATTGTGTCAATAATAATATCATTCTTGTGATGCAGAACTATAATTTTCAAGGATGTTATTCTTGTGGCAAACTGATTAAATAATACATGGGACctagggtggcacttgtggctcaaaggagtagggtgccggcccatataccggaggtggcaggttcaaacccgtcactggccaaaaactgaaaaaaaaaaaaaaaaaattgaaattctatatactaacaacaaagatgtggaaatcaaATGTTTAACATGTATTAAACTTCCAATACCATTTAAACTCATTTTAAAGAGAGTGAAATACGTATAAATCTAAGAAAATACATGCAGGTTGGCTGAGCATGGAATCAAAGAGGTAACACAAAGAAATACTTTTGGGTGAAAGtattttgggaatttttttttttttttgcagtttttggccggggccaggtttgaacccaccacctctgttatatggcgccagcaccctactcctttgagccacaggcaccacccaatggaACTTTTTTTATCTTTGTCATAGTGGTACACAAATCTTTACATGATATAAAGTTGTTAGATCTAtacctgcacacacatacacacacacacaaatacattaatttaggttttaaaaatattgaaagcaaggctgggtgtggtggctcacacctgtaatcctaaaactctgggaggttgaggcagctggattacttgagctcacgagttggagactagcctaagcaagatggagaccccctccctaaaaaatagctgggtgttgtaaaggcaggcacctgtagtcccagctacttgggaggctgaggcaagaagattgcttgagcccaagagtttcaggttgctgtaagctatgatgccacagcactctaccaagggtgacaaagtgagactgtctaaaatatatatatatatatatgtatatatatgtggaTATTGAAGgaactaaggaaatttcaccctaaaatatgattccttggtataaagaatattttcagtaaaaaggccatttttgattaGAAAGCACCCAgcctctcctctataaaacctgaataacctgatttagaatcagaaaaggggcttctggcctccttatcacatgctaatagacaTGACcataaggtcatttgaagcacaatacctgtctctcaggttaatctactaATTAATCTGGTTTTTTCCATCTATACATACccccttagcaaccacttgctgcaggtatactttccagtttctctcctctctcccttctaaaaggcatctttaaaagccactgactatcactgaaacttcaggaaatcattcttgtggttcccccatgtgcatggtatttggaaataaacctttctcttattaatctactataACTGTAAATTGATCTTTTCAGCGAATCAAcctaggggaaaagggaaagactCCTCTTCAATATAGAGCTAGAAATAGagatatatagaaagaaaaattaggcctatagttaataataatgtacccaatgtcaatttcctggttttgatattgtTTTACATCTACAGAAAATGTCACTATTCAAGAAAGCTGGATAAAAGGCATGAGGtcttttttggtctgtttttgcattttattgtgagtctataattattttaaaataaaatgttaaagaaaatgagATGAGACAGGGAGAGATTTCAGAAATGATTGGAGGAAACAGGCTCTGTAAATGAATAGGCTCAATCCAATCTGGAACAAAATGTCTCTGTGTGGCTTAAGTCTCTATATTTCTGtcactctttctttttcaaataattatttgtttcatTGTATTATACAAGTAATTCCTATACAtaaggatacacacacacatatatatagggAGTGTAGGGGAAAACTTTCCCTTTGCCCTGGGAAGGTTCACTGAAAAAATCCACTCacaataaagcagaaaaataagggaaaagaTATACAGATTATATTGTTACCTTGCACTTGGGGGAGAGAGTGATTACACAATATTCTAATAATTCCCAAATACTTacacattttcatttcagaaaagaaGGTGGAGATGGTGACtattgaggaaggagaaataaatcttacatttcttagtgatcctgagaaagcagcaggcagctgcagaagaactcctctaaagataagaacaaactaCACTGAAAACcttgcaaagaaaaaggaaaaaaaagactctgtaactAATAACAATACCCTGGTTTCTAACATCTGTAGCCATAACTATTCAGCTGATATTgaactgaaggggaaaaaaaggtataaaagagcCTAGAAAAAAACTGTTCCTCGGAACTCAGCATTTCACaccttgaggcacctgagttctcacccgcaattaaaggttccttcctctatattgttggtgtgtctgttttaatttgctgtttttcTGAAACACTATAAGTAATTCTGTTGAGTGGCAAAAAATGGTTActagggagaatgaatggatgggagAAAACAGGTagacttgtaaatgattctctagaaattaaattaacctgagagacaggcaTTATTTTGAAGAAGGCTTGGGCCTATCTGATTACATTCCTGATctttccagaaatagaaaatgagataactcagaggagaagaaaagaaaattgttcttCTTGAAGTTTCCCTGGTCTTTATGATGACTGAGAGAAAGTCCCTTCCCAAGCCAATTGATGTCTTAgggcctttaatttaaaatacaccTTACACTGATGAGTCAAATTTTGAGTCATCTGCACTTCTTCAGAAGTAAAAGTGTAAGTCTTCCTTCCTACTGCCTTAACCAGAACAAAGTGGAGCAATTTGATACACTTGTCCTGAcatttatatatgcatttatacCCAGGCACGGATGTGTTGCCGATAAAATCATATCACACCATAACTTTGGCTCTGTAACTGGCTGTTTTTATTTGACCTAGAAGGTAGGTCAATTAACCAGTGTATGTCACTCTGCTAGGTTCTTAAAAAAGTTCCATAGGagacttggtgcctgtggctcagccgctggggtgccggccacatgcaccggagctggcaggtttaaatccagcctaggcctgccaaacaacaatgacaactacaaccaaaaaatagctgggcgttgtggcaggcacctgtagtcccagctacttgggaggctgagacaagagaatcgcttgggcccaagagtttgaggttgctgtgggctgtgatgccatggcattctacccagggggacagcttgagactctgtctcacaaaaagaaaaagttccagaGGATACTGTAGAGATGTTTAAATGTAACAGCAAACTGCAAACAGTCACTGAGAAGGCCTAAATCTTGTGAAAACTGGGATGGGATTATGGTGAACATACTTCTTGGCAgacagttgtttttatttttattttttatatttatttatttttttttttggagacagagcctcaagctgtcgccctgggtagagtgctgtggcatcacagctcacagcaacctccaactcctgggctcaatcgattctcctgcctccacctccaagtagctgggactacaggcatccgccacaatgcccagctaatttttgattgcagccgtcattgttttttggcggtcccaggctggattagaaccagtcagctcaggtgtatgtggctggcgccttagctgcttgagacacaggcgccaagCTCACACAGTTGTTTTTAAAGTCATGACCATAACAAAGTGTAAAAACACAATTGGGTTTGGATTAGTTTCCTTTTAATGaagatcattattattattattattatttttgagacagtgtctctgttgcccaggctagagtgaggtggcatcagCCAACTCCGATAAACTGCAGACTCGTGGCATCTAGCGACCCTCCAGCATCTAGCGaccctctagcctcagcctccctggtagctgggactatgggcgtgGTCAAAACGCaggtctagtttttctatttttggtagagagggggttctcgcttttgctcaggcgggtcttgaactgctgaactcaagcgatcctccggcctcaggctcccagagtgctaggattacaggcattagccaccacacctgacctaatgaaaattaaataaaaccacCAAAGGGATTTTAAGTACACCAACGAAATCAGGCCTAAACTAGTGCAAATGAAAACACCATACCACCTTGCGCAGCAACCAGAGCAAGCAATAGATTAAGAAGAATGCTTAGAAAGAGAAGGACAACTGGGAAATTTGCCAATAAACATACACGACTAACAaaccagaaaagtaaaaaaaatacatgcatgtGGGTTTGCAGGCATTCCATTAGAGTTACTGAACTATGCGaattaaagagagaaatgaagGCAGAGTGGTGTGGCGAGGCTTTCTGGATGTGCTTTCTGGACAGAATTAGCAAAGTCGTCCAGATCTTCCGGCTCTCTACTCTCACGGCACTCTAGGGGATTCTTCAGAAGCGCTCCCTGGCAGCTGCATCTTCCAGACCCCTCAGGCCTCAGGCCCAGTCCCGGAGCCCAGGAGGAGGCGGGGCCGGGAAGGGGCGGGGCGGGCCGGCGAGGCGGGCCTTTGCGGCCGGGACCGCCCACAGCTCTACAACTCGGACCAGAGGCGGGACTACTCTGAGGGCGGGACTATGATGGGGGCGGAGCCACCGAAGAGGCCGCCGCAGTAAGGAGGCAGTGAAGGGGTGGGGCTTGGGCAGGGCCGGGTGAGGGCGGGGACAGATCGAGGGAGGGGCGGGCAGGGCTCCTGGAGGCCCGCGGGGAGCTCCAGCTCTCTCGTCGCCCGCCCTCTGGGCTCAAGCTTTTCTAGATCCGTCGGTTGGCAGGGCCTGTACCGGCCTGGGGCTCATGGCAGTGTCGGCCGCTCTgtcggcggcggcggcagcggcagccCTATCGGGCCTGGCGGTGCGACTGTCGCGCTCCGCCGCGGTTCGCGGCTCCTACGGCGCCTTCTGCAAGGGTCTCACGCGCACACTGCTCACCTTCTTTGACCTGGCCTGGAGGCTGCGCATGAACTTCCCCTACTTCTACATCTTGGCCTCTGTGATGCTCAACGTCCGCCTGCAGGTGCGGATAGAGTGAGCGCCGCGGCAGCCTCAGTGGCCAGGCCGGAGTGTCGTCCACCCGCCCACTCCCCTGCTCCGGGCCCGGCCCCCACATGAAGGACAGTGGTGGCCCGAGGCCGCAGGGACGCGGAGAGGGGGCAGAGGCGAGGCGGCCTGTTCCGGTCAACGCTAGACCTTCGCAGCAGGAGGACAGACACGGAGCCTTGGCCCCTATAGCAAACGGACCCGTATCACGTAGAAACTCAGTAAACGGTTCCTTTCCACCGGCCCAAGAAACTATTTGAGTTCGGCCGACCTGTTGCTTCACATTGGCCAAAGGGGGAAACCAAAAGGAAGGGATTCTGCTGCAGTCAGTTGATCTTCCAGGTCCAGAGTATAAAGGTAGGAGACGACAGGCTGGAAGGGGGGGAGGGGTTGCCATGACATCTAGATGTGGAGGCGCCTTGGTGGTTTGGGGAAATATGAAAGGTACCCTGGCAAACCGGCCCAAAAAGCTGTTGAGCCGAGCAGGGTAAAGGAAAGGAAGCCACAgactcttccctcctccccagccacGATTCCTCGGTGGAGTGAGGGGCGGCGGTGGCCTCAACATCTTCCAGGGTCAGACTAGCACCAGTAGACCGACAGCAACCTCCCCTTCCCGCCTCCGGTTCAGTTACCGCCCCACCCTTTCCGCAGAGGCCCCAGTGGTGTCACCTGAACCCGGGGAATGGAGGGGAGGAGGCGGGGAGGCGGCCCAGGGAAGGCTCCCATGGAGAAAAGATGCCTCCACCCCTCCCGGGTGAGCATTGGAAGGATGCTTCTCTTCTGAGCCAAACCCCAGGGCTGTCCGCTTCACTGTGCTGCCCCAGGGTTCTCTGCAGCTCCTGCACAGCCCTTAGCAAAACTACCCCCGACCTGAGGCCAGGATACCGATCTTTGCTTGTTCCTGCTCTCCCTGTGCTCCCCTAGCCAGTATTTGAGGACAGTCCCCTGCAGCTCTACATTTGTGTACAGGGACCAGTGAGAGAGGtggtcttcccttcccctcccccaaaaccCTGCTCTTACCCTAAGGCAACAGCCCTTGTTCCCAGCTGCTCCTACCGCAGCCCTCCCAGGGCCACAGAGGCCCTTCCTCCAACCACCAGTGGCCTTACTGGTGGTGAGGCCTGCTCCAAGAAAAGCTAGGTCTCCAAATTCTAGGAAAGCTAGGCTCCCCAGTGAGCCTACTGTGTACAGTGTACCAAATGAGACTTTCTGGAGCAGACAGCAGCTCTCAGACTGGGGTTGGCAGAGCAGATGGAAGAGAGGATTGTAGAGAACATGGATTGTAGAGAACACCCTTGGGGAAAACGAGGACCTCTCCAGGTAGCAAGGCAACTCTGAGGCctccatctctttctttctcttccaggcACTGGCCTTTGTAAGTGGTCATCGCTGGTTCCTCTGGCCTTGTCAAGAGTCATATCCCTGCCCGTGGGGCGCCCCTGGCTCTGGAGCTGCCTGGGGAGCATCAGAGTGAATGGCCAGGCCAGCAGAAGAGGAAGGGCCTTACAGGTAGAGGTACAACATGGCTGGGGCTCCCCAGTGATTGGCTCCTGACATGGGGAGGACCCGACAAGTTCCCGGAGGACTCAGATCGCCTAGGAACACTAACAGAGCAGTATCCACCCACCATCCTGATGATGGAGGAAGCAGGCTAGACAGGAGGAGGGACTTTCCCTTATCACACAGGTGGGAGGTGGTGGAGCTGAGTCTGCCCCTTGGGCCTGCAGGTCCCCACCCCAGACCTGGCATGTGGGAGTTTGGACACAGGGCTCCCAGGCCACGTAGGGAGAGAGGGGTCCAGGAGAAAGGAATCTGGGGACCTAGCTTTCCATGGAGCAGTATGGAAGGTCACAGGGGAGACCCAGGAGGACAGTAAGCAATATAAGAGACAAGAGAGAAGGGTCCCAGAAACCCCTGGGGAGCCAAGTTCTCACTCACAGTGCCtaccctccccacctgccctgcaCTTGACCAAGGGGTCCTCAGTGGTTGAGTGGCACAAGCTTCTCAGTTTGGTGGTGGAGTGGGGATGATGGTGTGACTGCATGGCTCCTAGGACATGATGTAAACAAGCGTGTTAAGGGATAAACCTGGGGTGGGACAGGGCTGGGACCCCTGGTATGACCCCATCTCTCTATCCCCAGGCTCAGCTCACCGTCCCCAGGATCACACAGGAAAATCTCATCTGCATGGGCTTGGATCAGTCCTGGGGGTCCCAGACATGCTGCCAATAGGTGCACCAAAAGTGGCCCAGAGGGGAGCCAGGAGGGACCCTGGCCCTCACCCCCATTCCTG includes:
- the LOC128577150 gene encoding small integral membrane protein 10-like protein 2A, which codes for MAVSAALSAAAAAAALSGLAVRLSRSAAVRGSYGAFCKGLTRTLLTFFDLAWRLRMNFPYFYILASVMLNVRLQVRIE